Genomic segment of Paenibacillus sp. FSL R5-0623:
ATCAGGGCATCCTTCTCCAGCAAAGAATCGGCATCGATGGAAGAGATCAACGGATAATGGGACAGGTTGATCCCCGCATTGAGGGAATCGGCCTTACCGCCGTTTTCCTTGTCAATGACATACAGATCCGGGAACTCCGGGTTATGATAGATCCCACGAATTTTCTGACAGGCGATCTTGCCCCGAATCTTCGTATTGGGTACTGGCTTCAGCCGATATTCTTCCAACAGGATATTTAGCGTGGCATCACTGGAGCCATCATTCACAACAATGACTTCATACGTTGGATAATTCAGCGTCATCAAGCAGTTCACATTTTCAATAATCGTCAGTTCCTCGTTGTATGCCGGTACCAGCAGAGAAACGGAAGGTACCAGTTCCGAGCCTGACAATGTATTGTATTTGGAATAATGTGACCGCCGGAAGATCGTCCAGATGTTACGGAATGATAAGGCCAGAATGGAAAAATAGAGCGTATTTACAAAAACAACATAGTAGATTGCGACCATGCCGTAGATTAATAGTAGATCCCTAAGCAGTGTAATCCCCTCCTACCGTAGCGACACCTGTGCGTTTCTTGCTGGTTCTGTTCTCTCGGACAGGGCCAAAATAGCGATCGTACAGCAGTCTTTTTTTGTTATGAGCAATCATCTGCTCTACAGCTCTGTCATCGGTTCTCGTGTGCTGCATGGTGCTCTCAATCTGCTGCATCGCAATCTCGCGCTCAGCAACTGTACCTTGCACTGCAGCCTGACACAGCGCTTCGAATCCCGGTTCACCGAGCTTGCTCAGACTCTCCGCACTGTTATATCGAACTCTCCAGTCTTCATCCCGCAGTGCTTTGCGCAGCAATGGAATGCTGCCAGACGCATGCTTCGAACCGAGCGCTTGTACCACTTCGGCGCGAACTTCCGGATCGGGGTCCTGGATCAGCTTCAGAATGGTCTCATCCCGGAGCGCCGGACTTGCGCTAAGATACAGCTTCACCGCTTCGGCACGTACATCCTGATGTTCTGCGCCTACCAGTCTGTCGAGTGCAGGCATCACTTCAGGTACAGCTTGTCCCCACATGGCAACCAGTCCGACTTTGACAAAATCAGGATTCCGGTCTTCCAGCAATTCGATTAGAATTCTACTCGTATCCAGACTCGTCTCAAGCAGAATATCTGCTGCCAGATGGTGAATGGACTTACCTTTGGTTAACAGCAATGCGAGCATGTCTTTCAGTTCACCTTGCCGAGTCGTACATCTCGAGATGGACCGACCAATCATAATGGCCATCGGGCCTGGTTTCTCATCCTTCAGCAATTCCATCAAACCCGGAACAGCTTCGGGACAACGCATGCCACCCAAGCGATAAGCTGCATCAATCTGGCGACCATAACGCAGACGGCCCAGTTCCTTCAGATCATGCTCTACGAATCCTGCTTCACGGCACAGTGCAATTAATTTGTCGCGATACTCACCCTTGAACTGGTCGATCCATTCAATCAGTCTGTCCTGAATGACTCTGCGTTCCAGTGGAGCCAGTTTGCCTGGTGGCAATTTGAGCGGACTATTCTCGGTCAAGGCTGTTTGCAGATAAGTGAAGTAGTCACGCTGCTTCAATTCATAAAACGCCGTCTTGCGTCGTTTGCCATTGTGGGACATTTTCATGGCAAACAATACGATGACGCCTACAACAACAAGTGCGATACAGATGTACAAAAACAGATAGGCCAAAGCCAAACTTGGAAACATGTGAAAAGGTCCTCCTTTATACTCATTTATTCGATCTGAAAACTAGGGATTTTTTCATAACTCTTCTTCATTTTTTCGTAGCTTAGCTTCAGCCGTTCACTATACTGCACCTGTTCCCAAGGCTGCCATCTATATACCGGCAATGTCTTCAGATCCAGGGTCGTCTGTTCACCCCCAGGCCAAGATACTTTCTTCGTGGCGCGGTCCGTTAACCATGGAATGAGAGTAATGCCTTCCACAGCAACTGTGGAGAACTCACGTCCATTCTTGAGCGATCCATAATCGATCGCTTGCAGCGAACTCGGATCACCGAACCCAAGCAGCATCCAGGGAATTCGCATCTCCACCTGATTGCCGTTATACTGCCATGCCGTTAATGAATCCGTATCGGACTGACCGGGAGCCGTCGTTCCCCGTTTCAATGTTCCGACCTTTTCATTCATGAACGGATGAGCAGATCGGGTATCTGGCGGTGTCATTCTCAGGCTGACTGCCAGATTCCATGGATGGAACGGATCTGCGGAGTCTGACTGCTGATCTGGCAGCATGTCGTATCCTTCTTTGCCGTACAAACGCTGATTAAAGTCATAATCCTTGGCAATCTCCACCTGTGATTCTTCATCCTGCCCCAGTGTAATCACCGTCTCAAGACCATCACTGAGCGTCCCGCCCGGGAGTAACTTGTCAGGCTGACTGCCTCCAGCAAGTGTATCGGTCCCAATTCGTAGCACTGTCTTAGCCGGGTCAAACGGTTGATCCAAGGTCAGCCCAATATACAGATAGGCTTCGTCATGGGTCATCTTCATTTCCTGAATGCCGTCCACTTGGCCCTGCCAGGTCGTGACCTCTTCATCCTTCAGATCATTCCAGTCATCCAGTGATCCA
This window contains:
- a CDS encoding HEAT repeat domain-containing protein; translation: MFPSLALAYLFLYICIALVVVGVIVLFAMKMSHNGKRRKTAFYELKQRDYFTYLQTALTENSPLKLPPGKLAPLERRVIQDRLIEWIDQFKGEYRDKLIALCREAGFVEHDLKELGRLRYGRQIDAAYRLGGMRCPEAVPGLMELLKDEKPGPMAIMIGRSISRCTTRQGELKDMLALLLTKGKSIHHLAADILLETSLDTSRILIELLEDRNPDFVKVGLVAMWGQAVPEVMPALDRLVGAEHQDVRAEAVKLYLSASPALRDETILKLIQDPDPEVRAEVVQALGSKHASGSIPLLRKALRDEDWRVRYNSAESLSKLGEPGFEALCQAAVQGTVAEREIAMQQIESTMQHTRTDDRAVEQMIAHNKKRLLYDRYFGPVRENRTSKKRTGVATVGGDYTA